One genomic region from Solwaraspora sp. WMMD792 encodes:
- a CDS encoding DEAD/DEAH box helicase — protein sequence MSSPAERYAAARRRAAQAAAFPALGEFTLDLGFDLDDFQRAACQALERGSGVLVCAPTGAGKTVVGEFAVHLALRAGAAPAGGPPRKCFYTTPIKALSNQKYHDLVDRYGAAQVGLLTGDNAINGDAPVVVMTTEVLRNMLYANSATLDGLAYVVMDEVHYLADRFRGAVWEEVIIHLPSSVILVSLSATVSNAEEFADWLVTVRGETEVVVSEHRPVPLWQHMLVGRRMFDLFHDADAARKHDVHPELLRYSREMLRRLELGDGRTHGPGWGRSGGRGPRWRPPLRADVIERLEREGLLPAILFVFSRAGCDAAVAQCLAAGLRLTTPDERAEIRRLVEARLSSLPAEDLSVLGYWGWLDGLERGLAAHHAGMLPAFKEVVEELFVRGLIKAVFATETLALGINMPARCVVLERLVKFNGEAHVDLTPGEYTQLTGRAGRRGIDVEGHAVVVWSPEVDPRHVAGLASTRTYPLRSSFRPSYNMAVNLVGTVGFDAARELLESSFAQFQADRSVVGLARQAQRNTETIEAYGVEVRCDLGDFDAYFDLRVAIADRERELARQGQQQRRTAAVDSLERLRVGDVIRVPSGRRAGLAVVLDPGAGGFGEPRPLVLTQDRWAGRVSVGDFTVPAEVLTRIRVPKHFNHRSPAARRDLAAAVAGTGLGRHGARRRGRARGDRDDDRITQLRAELRRHPCHSCPDREEHARWAERRHRLARDTDELRARVAGRTGSLTRTFDRVCGLLTDRGYLTSDGTVTDAGRMLARIWTETDLLVAECLRRGVWDGLAPAELAAAVSVVVYEARRDVDERAALPRGAVAAAVDATTAIWASLEADEAAAGLESTREPDLGFVWPIYRWARGEPLAKVLASGDSLDGEMPAGDFVRWARQVADMLGQLAQARGASPQLARTAAQAVSALQRGVLAYQTTG from the coding sequence ATGTCGAGCCCCGCCGAGCGGTACGCCGCAGCGCGCCGCCGGGCCGCGCAGGCCGCCGCCTTTCCCGCGCTCGGGGAGTTCACCCTCGATCTCGGCTTCGACCTGGACGACTTCCAACGGGCCGCCTGCCAGGCCCTGGAACGGGGCAGCGGGGTGCTGGTCTGCGCGCCGACCGGGGCGGGCAAGACGGTGGTCGGCGAGTTCGCGGTCCACCTGGCGCTGCGCGCCGGTGCCGCGCCGGCCGGCGGCCCGCCGCGCAAGTGCTTCTACACCACCCCGATCAAGGCACTGTCCAACCAGAAGTACCACGACCTGGTCGACCGGTACGGTGCCGCCCAGGTGGGGCTGCTGACCGGGGACAACGCGATCAACGGCGACGCGCCGGTGGTGGTGATGACCACCGAGGTGCTGCGCAACATGCTGTACGCCAATTCGGCCACTCTGGACGGCCTGGCCTACGTGGTGATGGACGAGGTGCACTACCTGGCCGACCGGTTCCGGGGCGCGGTCTGGGAGGAGGTGATCATCCACCTGCCGTCGTCGGTCATCCTGGTGTCGTTGTCCGCGACGGTGTCCAACGCCGAGGAGTTCGCCGACTGGCTGGTCACCGTCCGCGGTGAGACCGAGGTGGTGGTCAGCGAGCACCGTCCTGTCCCGCTGTGGCAGCACATGCTGGTGGGGCGGCGGATGTTCGACCTGTTCCACGACGCCGACGCGGCCCGCAAACACGACGTGCATCCGGAGTTGCTGCGCTACAGCCGGGAGATGCTGCGCCGGCTGGAACTCGGTGACGGCCGTACCCACGGGCCGGGCTGGGGCCGGTCCGGTGGTCGCGGCCCGCGTTGGCGTCCGCCGCTGCGGGCGGACGTGATCGAACGCCTGGAGCGGGAGGGCCTACTGCCGGCGATCCTGTTCGTGTTCAGCCGGGCCGGGTGCGATGCCGCCGTCGCCCAGTGTCTGGCCGCCGGGCTCCGGCTGACCACCCCGGACGAGCGCGCCGAGATCCGTCGGCTGGTGGAGGCGCGGCTGTCCAGTCTGCCGGCCGAGGACCTGTCGGTGCTCGGCTACTGGGGCTGGCTGGACGGGCTGGAACGCGGTCTCGCCGCGCACCACGCCGGCATGCTGCCGGCCTTCAAGGAGGTCGTCGAGGAGCTGTTCGTCCGAGGCCTGATCAAGGCCGTGTTCGCCACCGAGACGCTGGCGTTGGGGATCAACATGCCGGCCCGCTGTGTGGTGCTGGAGCGGCTGGTCAAGTTCAACGGGGAGGCGCATGTCGACCTGACCCCGGGCGAGTACACCCAGCTGACCGGGCGGGCCGGCCGGCGCGGCATCGACGTGGAGGGCCACGCGGTGGTGGTCTGGTCGCCGGAGGTCGATCCGCGGCACGTCGCCGGGCTCGCCTCGACCCGGACCTACCCGCTGCGGTCGAGTTTCCGACCGTCCTACAACATGGCGGTCAACCTGGTCGGCACCGTCGGTTTCGACGCTGCCCGGGAGCTGCTCGAGTCGTCCTTCGCCCAGTTCCAGGCGGACCGGTCGGTGGTCGGCCTGGCCCGGCAGGCGCAGCGCAACACCGAGACCATCGAGGCGTACGGCGTCGAGGTGCGCTGCGACCTCGGCGACTTCGACGCGTACTTCGATCTGCGGGTGGCGATCGCCGACCGGGAGCGGGAGTTGGCCCGGCAGGGTCAGCAGCAGCGGCGCACCGCGGCGGTCGACTCGCTGGAGCGGCTGCGGGTCGGTGACGTCATCCGGGTGCCGTCGGGTCGGCGGGCCGGGTTGGCTGTGGTGCTGGATCCCGGGGCGGGCGGGTTCGGCGAGCCCCGCCCGCTGGTGCTGACCCAGGACCGGTGGGCGGGCCGGGTGTCGGTCGGCGACTTCACCGTCCCTGCGGAGGTGCTGACCCGGATCCGGGTGCCGAAGCACTTCAACCACCGGTCCCCGGCGGCCCGGCGGGATCTGGCGGCGGCGGTGGCCGGGACGGGCCTGGGTCGCCACGGCGCTCGCCGCCGGGGGCGTGCGCGCGGTGACCGGGACGACGACCGGATCACCCAGTTGCGCGCCGAGTTGCGTCGGCACCCCTGCCACAGCTGTCCGGACCGGGAGGAGCATGCCCGCTGGGCGGAACGACGGCACCGGCTGGCCCGCGACACCGACGAGCTGCGGGCCCGGGTGGCCGGCCGGACCGGATCGTTGACCCGGACCTTCGACCGGGTCTGCGGTCTGCTGACCGACCGCGGCTACCTGACATCCGACGGTACGGTGACCGACGCCGGGCGGATGTTGGCCCGGATCTGGACGGAGACCGACCTGCTGGTCGCCGAGTGCCTGCGCCGAGGTGTCTGGGACGGTCTGGCGCCGGCGGAGCTGGCCGCTGCGGTGTCGGTGGTGGTGTACGAGGCCCGCCGCGACGTCGACGAGCGGGCGGCGCTGCCGCGGGGGGCGGTCGCCGCGGCGGTGGACGCCACCACCGCGATCTGGGCCAGCCTGGAGGCCGACGAGGCGGCCGCCGGCCTGGAGTCGACCCGGGAGCCGGATCTCGGCTTTGTCTGGCCGATCTACCGGTGGGCCCGGGGCGAGCCGCTGGCCAAGGTGCTGGCCAGCGGGGACAGCCTGGACGGGGAGATGCCGGCCGGGGACTTCGTCCGGTGGGCCCGGCAGGTCGCCGACATGCTCGGGCAGCTGGCCCAGGCCCGTGGTGCGTCGCCGCAGCTGGCGCGGACGGCCGCGCAGGCGGTGTCCGCGCTGCAGCGCGGAGTACTGGCCTACCAGACGACGGGGTGA
- a CDS encoding MHYT domain-containing protein — MAEINHFEYGFITPTLSYALSVLGSFLGLICAVRVRESDTPGRRAWWLSLSAFAIGGTAIWTMHFMAMLGFSVAGTQIRYDIAITIASAVIAIAAVAFGLFLVGFGRPSLVKILLGGVITGLGVAAMHYTGMAAMRLNGDIGYASGRVTLSVVIAVIAATVALWLAVTVRRPLAMTGSALLMGVAVNGMHFTGMTAMSVHLHEPTGVLNGATAATLLVPIGVAVLLVVIGLVYAVLSAPTEEDRAAAAYLDARIAERRSSPPPPPARPNGFTPLRSGSNTSGSNSSGEQNASSRSGGFNGFNA, encoded by the coding sequence GTGGCAGAGATCAATCATTTTGAGTACGGCTTCATCACACCCACACTGAGTTACGCGTTGTCGGTGCTCGGTTCGTTTCTCGGACTGATCTGCGCCGTGCGGGTCCGCGAGTCGGACACCCCGGGCCGGCGGGCCTGGTGGCTGTCGCTGTCGGCCTTCGCGATCGGTGGCACCGCCATCTGGACCATGCACTTCATGGCGATGCTCGGCTTCAGCGTGGCCGGCACCCAGATCCGCTACGACATCGCGATCACCATCGCCAGCGCGGTGATCGCGATCGCCGCAGTCGCGTTCGGGCTGTTCCTGGTCGGCTTCGGCCGGCCGTCGCTGGTGAAGATCCTGCTCGGCGGGGTCATCACCGGCCTGGGCGTGGCCGCGATGCACTACACCGGGATGGCCGCGATGCGGCTCAACGGCGACATCGGCTACGCCTCGGGCCGGGTGACGCTCTCCGTGGTGATCGCGGTGATCGCGGCGACGGTGGCGCTGTGGCTGGCGGTCACGGTCCGCCGGCCGCTGGCGATGACCGGGTCCGCGCTGCTGATGGGTGTCGCGGTCAACGGCATGCACTTCACCGGCATGACGGCCATGTCGGTGCACCTGCACGAGCCGACCGGCGTGCTCAACGGGGCGACCGCGGCCACCCTGCTGGTGCCGATCGGCGTGGCGGTGCTGCTCGTGGTGATCGGCCTGGTGTACGCGGTGCTGTCGGCCCCGACGGAGGAGGACCGGGCCGCGGCGGCGTACCTTGACGCGCGGATCGCCGAGCGGCGCAGCAGCCCACCGCCGCCCCCGGCCCGGCCGAACGGGTTCACCCCGTTGCGCAGTGGCTCGAACACCAGCGGCTCGAACTCCAGCGGTGAGCAGAACGCGTCGAGCCGGTCAGGCGGGTTCAACGGGTTCAACGCCTGA
- a CDS encoding 5'-3' exonuclease, whose product MNRSDPLLAVDAPSLYFRAYFGVPESAARTAAGEPVNAIRGFLDMLAALITRRRPGRLICALDHDWRPDWRVRLLPSYKAHRVAPDGGEIVPDTLVPQLPVLLDVLSALGVPAIGAAGYEADDVLGTLATRQAGPVEVVSGDRDLFQLVDDEHPVRLLYVGRGVAKLEDCDGAAVEQRFGVPPAGYADFAALRGDPSDGLPGVPGVGAKTAARLLQRYGDLAGLVAALDDPRSGFAPGLRARLAAARDYLAVAPTVVRVARDLDLAVEPVRLPTAPADPDRLMELADRWNLAGSCRRLVDAMARGAGGSGGADASGSGVEPVEPA is encoded by the coding sequence GTGAACCGATCCGACCCCCTGCTCGCCGTCGACGCCCCGAGCCTGTACTTCCGGGCGTACTTCGGGGTGCCCGAGTCCGCCGCCCGCACCGCCGCCGGTGAGCCGGTCAACGCCATACGCGGCTTCCTCGACATGCTCGCCGCGCTGATCACCCGGCGACGGCCGGGGCGACTGATCTGCGCCCTGGACCACGACTGGCGGCCAGACTGGCGGGTGCGGCTGCTGCCGTCGTACAAAGCGCACCGGGTGGCGCCCGACGGCGGGGAAATCGTCCCGGACACCCTGGTGCCGCAGCTGCCGGTGCTGTTGGACGTGCTGTCCGCGCTGGGGGTGCCGGCCATCGGCGCGGCCGGCTACGAGGCCGACGACGTCCTCGGCACGCTCGCCACCCGGCAGGCCGGCCCGGTCGAGGTGGTCTCCGGCGACCGGGACCTGTTCCAGCTGGTCGACGACGAACACCCGGTCCGGTTGCTGTACGTCGGTCGGGGGGTGGCCAAGCTGGAGGACTGCGACGGCGCGGCCGTCGAGCAGCGCTTCGGGGTGCCGCCGGCCGGGTACGCCGACTTCGCCGCGCTGCGCGGCGACCCGAGCGACGGTCTGCCGGGAGTGCCGGGTGTCGGTGCCAAGACCGCCGCGCGGCTGCTGCAACGGTACGGCGATCTGGCCGGGCTGGTCGCGGCACTGGACGACCCACGGTCCGGGTTCGCTCCCGGTCTGCGGGCCCGGCTGGCCGCCGCCCGCGACTACCTGGCGGTCGCGCCGACCGTGGTACGGGTGGCCCGGGACCTTGACCTGGCGGTCGAACCGGTGCGGCTGCCTACCGCACCAGCCGACCCCGACCGGTTGATGGAGCTGGCGGACCGGTGGAACCTCGCGGGTTCCTGCCGGCGGCTGGTCGACGCGATGGCACGGGGCGCCGGCGGGTCCGGCGGTGCGGACGCTAGCGGGTCAGGCGTTGAACCCGTTGAACCCGCCTGA